A stretch of Monomorium pharaonis isolate MP-MQ-018 chromosome 7, ASM1337386v2, whole genome shotgun sequence DNA encodes these proteins:
- the LOC118646481 gene encoding myb-like protein X isoform X1 — protein sequence MILLRALRVPKRTQPYTRMHIYIYIYIYVYNACAEENVSYVWIDVAGLCFTRVISASLILLILLLVPQIFTVHIMFIINCKNDGSYCLVNDNAVICDYESVKKGDAVTFFYNQKSYQGVVIMRSDNVSSIEEEFQKLNKRQKLRKTNRKREASNSPDDNCDSDVQQSDEPALSQKKKNSSKDDQIKKSGTKRNVKGKKIDVKKNSIAHQRQVQTTFNHKYKAQNDVHAQLSLSSDTSTDEENTETRKTQYSATKKADIRALNTLNVTKKREGSPTKEELKRLLQIALDKSSKSLEDDIDTSGDDTNSSIQLQHDIATKSNNNDNSTSDNNKDEADKENDMFVLPDDSTDQLFGKNCPDDKMMLLMSEIYCQKRVLMSAIASSLKPSHLARRLLSGVFKPEALLRCTITGQSVRSLGKTRYEEKFDCLDPIARDAIIGKHYNLQQQRINNNFQKLIYSFRLFYKTWSCKTVADTRKKNYYCCNVPAVRGNAEDRET from the exons atgaTACTCTTACGAGCGCTGCGAGTGCCAAAGCGAACGCAGCCATACACTcgcatgcatatatatatatacatatatatatatgtatataatgcaTGCGCAGAGGAGAACGTATCATACGTATGGATAGACGTAGCCGGTCTTTGTTTCACGCGTGTTATCTCGGCATCCCTAATTTTGTTGATTCTGTTATTAGTGCCACAGATTTTTACTGTGCACatcatgtttattattaattgtaagaaCGATGGTTCTTATTGCCTAGTGAATGATAACGCGGTGATTTGTGATTACGAAAGTGTAAAGAAAGGAGATGCagtcacatttttttacaatcaaaAATCATACCAGGGAGTTGTTATTATGCGATCTG aTAACGTATCATCCATAGAAGAAGAATTTCAGAAGTTAAATAAACGTCAAAAACTGAGAAAAACTAATCGAAAACGAGAGGCATCAAATAGTCCAGATGATAATTGTGATAGTGACGTACAGCAAAGTGATGAACCTGCACTGAgccaaaaaaagaaaaattcttcaaagGACGATCAAATCAAAAAGTCTGgtacaaaaagaaatgtaaag GGGAAAAAgatagatgtaaaaaaaaatagtatagcACATCAGAGGCAAGTGCAGACaacttttaatcataaatataaggCTCAAAACGATGTACATGCACAGCTATCGTTGTCGTCTGATACGAGCACTGATGAAGAAAATACCGAAACaagaaag ACCCAGTACTCAGCTACAAAGAAAGCTGACATTAGGGCTTTAAATACATTGAATGtcacaaaaaaaagagaaggcaGTCCTACCAAAGAAGAACTCAAACGACTACTGCAAATAGCATTGGACAAGTCATCAAAATCGTTAGAGGATGATATTG ATACTTCTGGTGACGACACAAATTCGTCGATACAATTACAGCATGACATTGCTACAAAATCTAACAACAACGATAATAGTACTAGCGACAACAATAAGGATGAGGCTGACAAAGAAAATGATATGTTTGTATTGCCGGATGATAGTACCGATcaattatttggaaaaaattgcCCAGACGATAAG ATGATGCTGTTAATGAGTGAGATTTACTGCCAAAAACGCGTCCTTATGTCAGCGATAGCATCGTCACTTAAACCATCTCATCTAGCTCGTCGACTACTTTCTGGCGTTTTTAAGCCTGAAGCTCTTTTGCGGTGTACGATAACAGGTCAATCTGTTCGATCGCTAGGAAAGACTcgatatgaagaaaaattcGACTGCCTTGATCCTATCGCACGAGATGCTATTATTGGTAAGCATTATAATTTGCAACAGCaaagaattaataacaattttcaaaaattgatttactCTTTCAGATTATTCTATAAAACATGGAGTTGCAAAACAGTGGCCgacacaagaaaaaaaaactattattgctGCAATGTCCCAGCGGTTAGGGGAAATGCGGAGGACAGAGAAACTTAA
- the LOC118646481 gene encoding myb-like protein X isoform X2, with protein sequence MILLRALRVPKRTQPYTRMHIYIYIYIYVYNACAEENVSYVWIDVAGLCFTRVISASLILLILLLVPQIFTVHIMFIINCKNDGSYCLVNDNAVICDYESVKKGDAVTFFYNQKSYQGVVIMRSDNVSSIEEEFQKLNKRQKLRKTNRKREASNSPDDNCDSDVQQSDEPALSQKKKNSSKDDQIKKSGTKRNVKGKKIDVKKNSIAHQRQVQTTFNHKYKAQNDVHAQLSLSSDTSTDEENTETRKTQYSATKKADIRALNTLNVTKKREGSPTKEELKRLLQIALDKSSKSLEDDIDTSGDDTNSSIQLQHDIATKSNNNDNSTSDNNKDEADKENDMFVLPDDSTDQLFGKNCPDDKMMLLMSEIYCQKRVLMSAIASSLKPSHLARRLLSGVFKPEALLRCTITGQSVRSLGKTRYEEKFDCLDPIARDAIIDYSIKHGVAKQWPTQEKKTIIAAMSQRLGEMRRTEKLNKAEQK encoded by the exons atgaTACTCTTACGAGCGCTGCGAGTGCCAAAGCGAACGCAGCCATACACTcgcatgcatatatatatatacatatatatatatgtatataatgcaTGCGCAGAGGAGAACGTATCATACGTATGGATAGACGTAGCCGGTCTTTGTTTCACGCGTGTTATCTCGGCATCCCTAATTTTGTTGATTCTGTTATTAGTGCCACAGATTTTTACTGTGCACatcatgtttattattaattgtaagaaCGATGGTTCTTATTGCCTAGTGAATGATAACGCGGTGATTTGTGATTACGAAAGTGTAAAGAAAGGAGATGCagtcacatttttttacaatcaaaAATCATACCAGGGAGTTGTTATTATGCGATCTG aTAACGTATCATCCATAGAAGAAGAATTTCAGAAGTTAAATAAACGTCAAAAACTGAGAAAAACTAATCGAAAACGAGAGGCATCAAATAGTCCAGATGATAATTGTGATAGTGACGTACAGCAAAGTGATGAACCTGCACTGAgccaaaaaaagaaaaattcttcaaagGACGATCAAATCAAAAAGTCTGgtacaaaaagaaatgtaaag GGGAAAAAgatagatgtaaaaaaaaatagtatagcACATCAGAGGCAAGTGCAGACaacttttaatcataaatataaggCTCAAAACGATGTACATGCACAGCTATCGTTGTCGTCTGATACGAGCACTGATGAAGAAAATACCGAAACaagaaag ACCCAGTACTCAGCTACAAAGAAAGCTGACATTAGGGCTTTAAATACATTGAATGtcacaaaaaaaagagaaggcaGTCCTACCAAAGAAGAACTCAAACGACTACTGCAAATAGCATTGGACAAGTCATCAAAATCGTTAGAGGATGATATTG ATACTTCTGGTGACGACACAAATTCGTCGATACAATTACAGCATGACATTGCTACAAAATCTAACAACAACGATAATAGTACTAGCGACAACAATAAGGATGAGGCTGACAAAGAAAATGATATGTTTGTATTGCCGGATGATAGTACCGATcaattatttggaaaaaattgcCCAGACGATAAG ATGATGCTGTTAATGAGTGAGATTTACTGCCAAAAACGCGTCCTTATGTCAGCGATAGCATCGTCACTTAAACCATCTCATCTAGCTCGTCGACTACTTTCTGGCGTTTTTAAGCCTGAAGCTCTTTTGCGGTGTACGATAACAGGTCAATCTGTTCGATCGCTAGGAAAGACTcgatatgaagaaaaattcGACTGCCTTGATCCTATCGCACGAGATGCTATTATTG ATTATTCTATAAAACATGGAGTTGCAAAACAGTGGCCgacacaagaaaaaaaaactattattgctGCAATGTCCCAGCGGTTAGGGGAAATGCGGAGGACAGAGAAACTTAACAAAGCTGAACAAAAATAA